One part of the Rutidosis leptorrhynchoides isolate AG116_Rl617_1_P2 chromosome 1, CSIRO_AGI_Rlap_v1, whole genome shotgun sequence genome encodes these proteins:
- the LOC139886246 gene encoding uncharacterized protein — protein sequence MACSSVDIVYEQCFVQLPESIRANLQPTAASLTGFAGESSLPIGLLSLNIELFDENDANLVRQAQLDFNVMRTFSRYNMLLDRSALGKFGIVPSTIHGMVKFTTRKGVATISSASVIPIYAAVNVKNAVQESADDADNMVVVNSEYPDQKIKVGLNISADSKKQIVQLLMEYMDPVVQKRRGMAPDRTKWLCDEVTKLVAAVLVKKPDGSWRMCIDFKDLNKACPKDNYPLPEIDLKVESLHAFPYKCFLDAGYHQIPMTREDADKTAFHTGKGIFSYIMMPFGLINAGATYQRLIDTAFETQNWAQPRGFCG from the exons ATGGCATGCAGTAGTGTTGACATTGTTTATGAGCAATGCTTTGTTCAACTGCCAGAGAGTATTAGAGCAAACTTACAACCAACCGCAGCCTCGCTAACTGGTTTTGCAGGAGAGTCTTCATTGCCTATAGGGCTATTGTCTTTAAATATTGagctttttgatgaaaatgatgctaATTTAGTGCGTCAAGCACAACTAGATTTCAATGTTATGCGGACTTTttctcgctataacatgttgtTGGACAGATCTGCATTGGGTAAATTTGGAATTGTTCCATCTACCATTCATGGCATGGTTAAATTCACAACGCGAAAAGGTGTTGCAACGATTAGCTCAGCGAGTGTTATTCCTATTTATGCGGCTGTAAATGTGAAAAATGCAGTTCAAGAAAGCGCTGATGATGCGGATAATATGGTAGTGGTTAATTCTGAGTATCCTGATCAAAAAATTAAAGTTGGACTTAATATTAGTGCGGACAGCAAAAAACAGATTGTGCAGTTACTCATGGAGtacatggat CCTGTAGTCCAGAAGCGtaggggtatggccccagatcgcACTAAATGGCTATGTGATGAGGTAACAAAGCTGGTGGCAGCAG TTTTGGTGAAAAAGCCTGATGGCTCGTGGAGAATGTGCATTGATTTCAAAGACCTAAATAAAGCATGCCCTAAAGATAAttatccgcttccagaaattgatttaaaagtggAATCATTGCATGCTTTTCCGTACAAATGTTTTTTGGATGCGGGATATCATCAGATCCCAATGACTAGGGAAGATGCGGATAAAACCGCTTTCCATACAGGCAAAGGTATATTTtcttatataatgatgcctttcggtttaatcaaCGCGGGTGCAACATATCAACGGCTAATTGACACTGCGTTTGAAACCCAAAATTGGGCGCAACCTCGAGGCTTTTGTGGATGA